From one Sesamum indicum cultivar Zhongzhi No. 13 linkage group LG13, S_indicum_v1.0, whole genome shotgun sequence genomic stretch:
- the LOC105176041 gene encoding berberine bridge enzyme-like 18, which translates to MKTSSISTLFFILFVIFSCSSAAFADDHDDFLECLSEEFHNYTSISRVVYTPTNSSYPSILRFSIQNLRFTSESTPKPLVIITPEHESHIPPVIYCAKENDMEIRTRSGGHDYEGLSYVSQLPFVIIDLINLSEVTVDAEQKTAWVEAGATIGSLYYRIAEKSPTLGFPAGVCPTVGVGGHFSGGGYGTLLRKYGLAADNVIDARIIDVNGRILDRESMGEDLFWAIRGGGGASFGVILAWKIQLVDVPERVTVFTIHKTLEQNATQLIHRWQYIAHRFDSDLFIRVLIRRVNSSQDGRNMTIRASFNSIFLGGIDRLLPLMQKGLPELVLVREDCTEMSWIQSILYFAGFPMESYEVLLNRTQPSVRYFKAKSDYVQKPIPVNGLEGIWRLFYEPEAKEAEVILSPYGGRMDEISESAIPFPHRAGNLYKIQHLVYWEEEEAQNSDRYISWIRRLYSYMAPYVSRFPRAAYINYRDLDIGVNNNEGKISYARASVWGIKYFKNNFDRLVRVKIAIDPENFFRNEQSIPPRWTKKDD; encoded by the coding sequence ATGAAGACTTCATCCATTTCCActcttttcttcattctttttgttatcttttcgTGCTCGTCGGCAGCTTTTGCTGATGATCAtgatgattttcttgaatgtCTCTCTGAAGAGTTCCACAACTACACCTCAATTTCCAGGGTTGTTTACACCCCAACCAACTCATCTTATCCCTCCATTCTTCGATTTTCTATTCAAAACCTGAGATTCACGTCCGAATCCACCCCGAAGCCGCTGGTTATCATAACCCCGGAGCACGAATCCCACATTCCCCCTGTCATCTACTGtgcaaaagaaaatgacatGGAAATTAGAACTAGAAGTGGGGGGCATGATTACGAGGGATTGTCTTATGTATCTCAACTCCCGTTTGTGATCATTGATTTGATCAACCTTAGTGAAGTAACAGTTGATGCTGAGCAGAAAACTGCATGGGTTGAAGCTGGTGCAACCATTGGATCATTGTATTATAGGATCGCGGAGAAAAGCCCAACGCTAGGGTTTCCAGCCGGTGTTTGCCCAACTGTTGGTGTTGGCGGGCACTTCAGTGGAGGAGGCTACGGCACATTGCTAAGAAAATACGGGCTGGCTGCAGATAATGttattgatgcaagaataataGACGTCAATGGCAGGATTCTCGACAGAGAGTCTATGGGTGAAGACTTATTTTGGGCCATTAGGGGCGGTGGAGGTGCCAGTTTCGGTGTGATTCTTGCATGGAAAATACAATTGGTTGATGTTCCAGAAAGAGTCACTGTTTTCACAATCCACAAGACTTTGGAACAAAATGCCACTCAATTGATTCACCGCTGGCAATACATCGCGCATAGATTCGACTCGGATTTATTCATCCGAGTCCTCATCAGAAGGGTGAATTCCAGCCAGGATGGAAGGAACATGACTATTCGTGCttctttcaattcaattttcctTGGCGGGATCGATAGATTGCTCCCTTTGATGCAGAAAGGTTTGCCCGAATTGGTCTTGGTGAGAGAAGACTGTACAGAGATGAGTTGGATCCAATCCATCCTGTATTTTGCTGGATTCCCCATGGAATCATatgaagttttgctgaatagGACACAACCCAGCGTGAGATACTTCAAAGCAAAATCCGATTATGTGCAGAAACCCATTCCCGTAAACGGGCTGGAAGGTATCTGGAGACTGTTCTATGAACCTGAAGCCAAGGAGGCCGAGGTCATCTTAAGCCCATATGGTGGAAGAATGGATGAAATTTCTGAATCCGCAATTCCATTTCCTCATCGGGCTGGTAATCTGTACAAAATCCAACATCTGGTGTACTGGGAAGAAGAGGAGGCTCAAAATTCCGACAGGTACATAAGCTGGATTAGGAGGCTTTATAGCTACATGGCTCCTTATGTTTCCAGGTTTCCAAGGGCAGCATACATCAATTATAGAGATCTGGACATTGGAGTGAATAATAATGAAGGGAAGATAAGCTATGCACGAGCAAGCGTTTGGGGCATCAAGTACTTCAAAAACAATTTTGATCGATTGGTCAGGGTGAAAATTGCGATTGATCCAGAGAATTTCTTTAGGAATGAACAGAGCATTCCTCCAAGATGGACAAAGAAAGATGACTAA